tcgaattcAAACAACGTCGATGTATCGAATGTACAAATTTAGTTCAtataagaaaatgaaaatttcaagGCCAGAATTTTTCATTGATCCATTTTTGGCAACTACCAGTTTTGTGAACTTCTTCACTAAAACATGTAGTTCCACTTTCCTCACTTATTTAATAACTAAGCTAAATTCTAAGACTTCTAATAATATAATTCACTTACAAACTGTTTTATAAGCaatctgtttgatctccatcaaaccaCGATCgccaaattcaactcattgaatttgactatctcaacgtgATCACATAAtccaatacttgtgtgaccctcaatgattcatgTATACAGATAGTCGTGAGTTCACAACTTTATGTGAGTCAAAATAACATTTGTCTTATTCGGGCTCACCCTAATcaacctcattcttttcatcaacccctTGATCAAGAATTAGAAATCAAGTCTAATTCTACCCTTCGGATCATCGTAAGAGTCTCTAACAACATCGTCCAATGAACCATTAGATATCATTAATAGTTTTTGTAAGAACCTTAAGTTATAAttagcgtacaatacggtcccttcaactcatatatctctaTCGAATATGcaatcattggtatatcgagagttacaAATGAATTCAACAACAATATAATGCATATTTgagtaataaataataatagtgACATGATATGTGTAACTGAAGAAACATCTTtccaaaatgaacttcttactCTGACGAGAtattccttgcactattaactcatcaaatCACATATGATATTTCATTTATAGGTGAGCGGTAAATCCCCGACTATGATGCATTTACTCCtatgtattttgaaactacaTCCAACCTCGCAACCTGATGACCTTCAATAGATTTGGTAAATAGATAATAGTGTATGATAGTACGTAAATCCCCCAAATTATCTTGAATCAAATGACTAATGTTGTACAACCATAGCCGCAAACTATTTCACTcaataagtgataaccacttggaaagttcgagggagagttgttcagtgcatcacaAATTATCATACATCTGTATGAATGAGCATCTACATCCTCTTACCAATTAAACATGTCGTTTAAATCACAAAtgttagtctcaagctcaagcggcctttatccttattttaggtggttgaatcgactaggaaccagTTTAGAATATACATGATGCTTCCTAACgtgtttcatgatcttacgctGAGAGACAAATCCAATGGTACTTATTGTATATTTAAGGACTTTAtttatgcagcttgcatgtatatacatataaaataaatataataactggataaaaccataaaatattattaaaataaatattgtttttagtCGGTAAAGCTCAAGTACAAGTTGATTCACTGGACACTCTAACATAAATACCTTATATTATGTCTCCTCGTGCGTTTGGATGGAGATATTTAAagtaattgattttaaattcacTTGATtatttggatggatttttatTAACGAATTTCAAATTTACTCTTTTGTTAATTTATACATAAATATAATAGTAatgttaataaatttaaatacatCAAAAATGTGTATTCATTATTCATATCTCcataaatcaaatcattttatCCCAATACAAGGTTCCATTTGgatgaaattatttatttggaGGAAATGATTTGGAATCTAAtcatttgaaatttataaatttgaacGACATTAAGTTGACTGTCATTAAATTGCATTTGGATCGAATGATTGagttgattttatttcaaattcagATCTATATTCATTTTTCTCAAAATAAGAATGAATAATTTGAATTCTTTGTGTTgctcaaatataatttttttcgctCAAGTGATTACCTAACTtagtcatttgaaattcattcgtTTAAAATCATTTGACTAGAAATTTGTTATCTCTTGGGAGAAAGTTTGGTCCCCTTCCTCTTAGCTTGCTTCTTTCCTTTTTCATATCGGGTACTAATAGTTTATTTTCATCCCTTCATTCATATCTTACCCTTAAATTCCCTAATTTAGACATGAACCTAGACATGGTGTGttcgaaaataaataatatattcaagaggATAAGACATCTAGaaaacaattttaaaagtcTCCAAAGTGAAGAAATTCAATCCTTGGCGACTCCAACAACTCCAGACctcataatatttatattttatttaggacATATGtgattaattaatcaaaagGTATTAGAATCAAGATCAGAGTGAGTTGTTGGATGACTTTTACTGTGAAGGTGTGTTGTATTGGCGGGTAGTGCCCCTTTGAATGGCCCACTTTTCCTTCATCCAATGATTGGCACACACACAAATATGTTGTATCCATGCCTATGTACATGCATATATGAGTAactctcttgtgagacgatctcacgaatctttatttatgagacagatcaatcctaccgatgTTCACGATAagaagtaatactcttaacataagaAGTAACatatatgagtaggtctcttgtgagacgatctcacgagtctttatttgtgagacgggtcaactctaccgatattcataataagaAGTAATACTctaagcataaaaaataatactttttcatggattacccaaataagagacccttatcacaaaatacgacccgtgagaccgtctcacataagtttttaccTACATatattagagtaggtctcttgtgagacggtctcacgaatctttatctatgaaaggggtcaaccctatcgatattcacaataaaaaataatactcttagaataaaaaataatacttttcatggatgacccaaataaaagatctgtctaacaaaatacgacccgtgagactgtctcacacaagttttttctcATTTATTATATgcacataatatttttataaattattctATAATTATTTGTAATAAAACTATTTAATAGCAAATTATATAATCAAGTCAGTTTCAATAATAAACCGAATTTCCTAAcacataataaataaaacataataatttaaaacaactaAAATAAGTTTACAGCATTTTCTAtaacattaatttatattatcTTTTAATTGGCAATAAGGAGCACAAACGAATGCCAACCGCTACATAGACCATTAGTGGCTTATCAAAAGCCATCACACACTTATCTAGCTAGTTAacgttattttttttatggcTTTGTTCCATTATAGTTAGGTCTTGTTAGAAGGTGTTTTGCCTATTTGTTTTAACTTTCATCGTTGTTTCATCcaaaatttgattcaaattttatGATTACACGTCTTTGTTTCATCCAAAGTTTGATTCAAATTCTAAAAAAATGATTAGTGCGACAACTAGTAACAAGTCGATCCTCCTCAAATATATATATGGTAGATTGAATGAGATTCGCGAGATAATTCATGGAGGAGGAAAATTTAGAAGCTTGGCAAAGGTGGTTTCAGTTTCCATCCTTATATGTTACAGGCATAGAATGAGAGAGAACCAATTAGTTTTTAACATTGATGCCATTACTAAAACTAACTCTGCATCCTCTTGTTCTATCCCATATCcaaatatacaaaaaaaaagTGTGCAGGCAATTTTCTCACCTGCAAAGTGAAGCTAATATCCGGCGGGGAGGGAGGAAAGGTCTTCTAGAGTGAAGAACAGCCAGATTATCTATCAGTAGTATGTCACCTTTCTGCCATGGGATCGCAATGCTTTCTTCTTCCAGGATATGTAAACAGTCGTAAATGATATGACCGGGCAAAGGCGTTCCATCACCAAAAACAACTGCCTTCTTGGGATCATTTCGTGCATCTTCCCAACCAGTATAAGCAGCCACCATACTGTTGAACCAAATCTTACGGTCCCTAGTTTCATCATATTTAACAGCCGGGATCGGTCCCATTATTGATTTGACTCCATCCTCTGTCCATTGCAGCTTCATGTTCAGCTTAGCAGCCCTGTTGAGAAATGGTAATTTTCCACTATAACATGAACTCCCCTACtgaaaaagcaaaattttgttttgcacCCTTGCTATctaactaaatttttttttttaacaccaACCTTTCCTCGGCCACGTTCTTATCTTCGGTCAAGAATGTAGATTTCCAACCACGGCCGATCGGGGACGAGGGATCGTCGTTTTCTCCCAAGATTCTGGTATAAATTACTCCATGCTTCTCTAGTTTTTCAACGAAATCTGGGTACTTTTCTTTCATCTTATCGTATACAACATGACTGAGAACAATAGGAGTTTCTCCCCCATTCGCAGGTTCTATCTCACAAAAGAAAAACAACTTGGACGGGTACTCAGGAACCTAGCCAGTACGTAAGAAGCAACATGAAAACCTTTATTTTGTTTTACAAAATTTACATTTAACAAGTAATAACCCAACCATAGCCAATTGACCATAACAGTTCGAATGAAAAATCCTAAATTTTCCATAACACACCTACTTTTTGTGCACCATGCATGAGATAATCCCAAAATTAGAGACTTCAAAGTTGAAATCTTATTTTTGATGTAATAAAAAAGTGTTTTGTATTTCTTTTTACAAAATATTGTCGAGGAAGAAAGaaacataataattttttcACATTCAAAATTGAAAAATGACATTTTGATTTGACTAAAGCACTCGTAACACCCAAAATTAGATCtattgtgagactgtctcatggAATAGATCAACActgctcatatttacaataataagtaatattttttttgatatAGATGACCCAGATAAgatcgtgagactgtctcacaaaagtttttgtcaaatattttttatacatgAGACTGAGCTTTTCACTATATAGGATCGAACACATGGCTCTCCATCACCATTGGAAGAGGTTTAAAATATTGCACCATAAGTGGGGTGGCGGCtacaaatttaaaaatcatacgaCAAAATTAcattcatttttaaaataatcgcaCTCCAAAATTTAATTCAATGGCATACTTTGAGGGCCAAAATTGATGTTATCCCCAAAAGAATTGTAATCCATATATCTACCATCTCCGTTGGCGGATACACGGGCAAAATCAAAACTTGAATCAATCAAACACTACACCAGAACAATAATTGCCACAAAAAACCATATGAATCAGATGACCATGCAAGAACacgaattaaaaaattataacattCCAAGTTCCAAAAATTAATCACGAGACAGATGAATCAATCAACCTGAGCCATTTCATGATGAAAAGGGATTTTCTGATCGGGCGGAGACTCATTCGCGGTGAAAACTCGACCAACGATGTTAGTCCTCGGAGCAGCGCCGCCCACATAAGGAAGCTCCTCGTACCCAAACGCCTCAACGACGTCGTTGAAGTCCGAAGCCTTCGATAGGGAATCAAACCCCCTAAACAGAACAGCCCCGTGCCTGTGCAGAAGGGAGTTAAGCCACGGCTTATGATCTTTGATGGCCGCCGTTAAAGCCGACGGATCATGGGATTCCGGTGCCGTGGGGATCAAAGCAGCGGGAAAGACAACTCCGCCGTAGGTTTTCTGCTGGGGAATCTtgatttctttgaagaaaactgaATTCGCTAGCATTTTTATGGAATTAAGCAGAGTTTCGGCTACTATTTCTTGATTTCTCCCTATGGATTCGAGGGATTTTTTACGCGCTGGGAGGATTGGGAATATTTATTTTAGCTTCGGGCAATCAACAGCAATCATGTAAGCCACGTTTGGTGGGAGTGATCAGCGGAGGACCTTGAAAGAAATACTGAATTGTCAACTGTTTGACTGGTTTTTTAAGTGTGTAGTGATAATTTTCGGCCCGTGATGTCAACACTGTTTGAGCatgaaaagaagagaaaatagTCCCAACTATTTGATGGTATACCCAATCCTCACATGAACCGTACTTGTTTCCCTTCCCCAATTTACCCTTTATCCCATCAACATAAAAAACCAACCTCTTCTCGTCTCTCTTCAGTGGCTAGGGCTCGTCTTCGTGAAGGCGTCCTTACTGTTAAAGTGTGCAGTCCATTTTTGTCGTCCGCATCCGTCTTGTACGCTTGAATTTGTGGAGGTAATTGTTGTAATTCTTCAAATGGGTTTTGTTTGGTAGTAGAATTCATTCTCCCGCTTCTTATTAGTGACAATAAAGGATTTCTGCTGGATTTTGGTCTcatttatttctaattgggatCCTATGGAAGCTTGTGCTATGCTATGGATGTGAGGTTTGTTTAGTTGTGAATTTCCCCAACATTTTTTGAATCAACTTTTTCTGGAATTTGTTCATGACAGTGGATAGAAATTAATTGTATTTCTTTTCTTTACAGTCTACGTAATTGTGTGTTCATTTTTCTTACTTGCcatttaatttcgaaataaatattttcttcacaataaaagtatgaaaattttcagaactgataattaaaataaattttgcattGTTCACATTTTGGTTAATATCCATCTCCGTTAATCGCGTCTCCATTAAATCACATGTGTTAGTTTACAATGTTCCTGTAATTTGTTTGTTATTCACACATAAATTTCCAGTTTTCGGTTGAGTTTACTGACAACATGGAGCAACGTAGAAAAATTGTAATCCTTCTGCTGGTCAACCATACGTTATGTCGATCTTTTTTGATGTTATGCCTCTTAATACGAGAGCATACACGAATGGTCTCAATTACTCGACGTGTCTGTCGAAGACAAGCTGCTTCGAAAGAGTAAATGCGCAATTGAGCAATTTGCATAGGATTATCGAGGTCGGAGATATCCAATGCGTCAATAACTTAAGGATGAATCAAAGAGCGTTTGGACGGCTCTGTTATTTGTTAACAAACTTAGGAGGGTTAGGTGATTCAAGATACGTACGCGTCGAAGAGAAAGTGGCCATGTTCTTGTCTATATTGGCGCATCATAAAAAGAATCGGGTAGCTGGGCATGATTACATACGTAGTGGACAGACAGTTAGTGCTCATTTCCTTGATGTTCTTAAAGCATTGCTAAAGTTACATCCCCTACTCCTTGTCAAGCCGTCTCCTGTCGACGATGATTGTAGAAACGAAGCATGGAGGTGTTTTAAGGTAATACCTCATTTGTCACTATTTCATTTTGGTATTTTTGTTTCCTAAGTTTGTGGTTCGACTATATCTATGTTACTTAAAAATTGCTGACAGGGTTGCCTCGGCGCATTGGATGGAACCCTTATCGGTGTACATGTCCCTTGCCGAGATAAAGCAAGATACAGAAATCGAAAAGGTACAATTGCAGTGAATGTATTGGTGGTATGTGACCGCAATATGAATTTCATATATGCTCTCACGGGCTGGGAGGGATCCGCGGCAGATGCTCGAGTTTTAAGAGATGCGCTAAACAGGGATGATTCATTTAGAGTTCCACGAGGTTATATCTGtaattttgatgtttttatttcttttatctTTTTGTAGCAAGAGTTTGAACTAATGATTTAGTTACAAATATTTGTCAACGTTTTCATTAGTGATGTTCCGAAAATGCAGGTTCTTATTATCTATGTGATAATGGATATGCAAATGTTGAGGGTTTCTTGACGCCGTATCGCCGTGTTAGGTATCATCGCGATGCTTGGGGCAATCGTGCTTGCGGTCCACAAGATTACAAAGAGTTGTTCAATTGGAGACACTCTCAAGCTCGTAACGTAATAGAAAGAGCATTTGGTTTGTTGAAAAAAAGATGGGCCATCCTTCGAAGTCCTTCATTTTACCCACTCAAAGTTCAGAACCTTATAATTTTGGCTTGCATTCTATTACACAATTTCATACGAACTCGGATGGATGAAGATCCAATGGACAACGTCGAAGAATATGTTGGTAGCCCGGCTAATGACACTCAAAATGATTTCATTACCAGTGTGAAGTCTTCAATTGGGTGGGATGCTTGGAGAGACAAGTTAGCAATGTCGATGTGGAACACGAACAATTAACTTGCTTGTATTTCATTTAAATTGTTACCTAATGTACTTTCAATTTCTTTGTATTTGTTTTGTTATGGTCAATTTACCAATGTGCTGACATTATTCACTTTTGTTCTACAACTaatgtttttataaaaaaaaatcattacaaCTTTTGCACTATAGTTTGCTTTATATTTCCCTGTGTTTACTTTGTCAAGCTTTATGACACAGTGAAATATGTTGTGTTTTGTACAGAGGCAGAGAAACAACTCAAGCAACTGTATATGGATAGTGGAGCATCGTCGGCGAGCGTTGTCGTTAGGAGCAAAAAACAAGACAAGACACGACGTAGTTGGAATGCTCGAGAAGAAGAAGTACTAATCCAAGCACTGAAAGATGTCATAACAAAGGGATGGAAAAGTGAGAATGAATTTAAGGCTGGTTATTTAAATTTGTTGGAGAATGCAATGCAGGAATCTATCCCCGGGAATAGCTTACGTGGAAATCCACATATCAATTCGAAGATCCACGtgtggaagaaaacatataGCACTTTAGTTACATTGTTAAGCAAAAGTGGTGTGGGGTGGAACGATTGTAATAACACAATCGATGTCACAGATGAGACATGGGAGACAATCGTCAAGGTATTGTTttcaaagtttattttatatattcgtTACATAGTTGAATTTCCTAGTCTAATTCTTCGATTTGTCGTAGACCGACCCAACGTTACGTTCAATGAGACACAAGCAGTGGACACATTACCATGACTGGTGTGAGATATTTGGAAATGATCGTGCTACAGGTGAACGCGCAACCAATTTCGAGAATGCACTGCATGAGGTCCTAAACATAGATAATGAACTACGTACTGATGCGTGGATTGCCGAGACACTTGCGTTTGACACCGTTGATGCTGCTGAAGACTCTAAATCTGAGAATAATACGCCGTCCTCGAAACCGAAGGAATGTGTAACTTCGAAGattaagaaaagaaagaaagccACTGACGACGAGCAGTCAATGTTGAAGCCATCAAAAACCTCGCCGACATAACACAAAACACAATGACCGATTTAATCAAGAAGCTTGCTTCAGAGGATAAGCTTTCAGATGCACAAGATCAGGTGTTGAATGCGTTGGACGAGATGACTCATCTGTCGGAGGACGAGCAAGTGATTGCTGCTAAATTGTTGTTTAACAACCACAACGACTTGGCCCTGTTTCAACGATTAGGTCATCGCGGAAAGATTTGTTTGGTGAATAGGCTTTTGGCCGGACAGTAATGGGTCAAGAACCTGTGCATTTTGTGAAGATGAATCATTTCGAAACGTACATGTATCACCTCTATGATTCTACTCTTTTTGATGGGCTTCGATCCAGTACCTGTTTTGGTTATGTGTTTTGCTCATTTGCAGTACGTTTCATGTATAAGCACATTTGCCTTTGGTATTATTTAGTTAATGTAGGTGTTCGAGTAACACCCAGTAATGCATTTGTGGTAACTTTTCAACATCAGTGTTCGAGTAACACCCAGTAATTCTAACAACACTCCTTTATCATTACTATGCAACATTCATATACAAAAGGTTGCTACAAAGTCTGATCTTCCCCAACGTTGGAAACATTACTAACAACGTGACTAATCTACGAACATGGAGTCAAAAGGGATAGTACTATACCATGCATTCAAAAGGTTGGGGCAAGAACGAAACCTATTCTACTGTTACACCTGCTACCCACTGGACTCAGTGGTGAAGTCAATGACGAGGATGTTCGATTTGCCATGGCCAGCCAATTTTATCTTGTACTCTTCACCTTGGGTAGCACGATGAACTTTCACCTTGGTGGTGTCGTCTTCTTCTTTAAAGTCGGGTTGTATCTCCATTGTTGGGTGACATAACTTCATTTTCTTCCTCCGGTTGGGCACATCAGATGAAGGGTGAAGCATTTCAACACCCTGGCATTTCACTTCACACTTCTCACGTTTCTGAACCTTGTTGGTTTCATCGTCGGAACACAGATCGATCATCGGTACAATGTAGGGGCTAGTGACTGTATCTTCAGAACCAAAGTTAAAAGTAACAGACATGTTTACGAAGAAGTTAGAATTATACATGAAATTGGAAGATCTGTACATGCGTGCATGAGTAAGAAGTTGGCTTTAAATATACAAATTTAATGTAGAGCAACTTACCCAACTGCTTGTATTAATGACAAGTCTTTCAACCTGTTCCCTCGATTAGGCATATTCGTACGTGGAGTCCAAAGAAGATATGCAAATCAAATTTTAACAAAGGGTCCCAGGGTGGTAGATATTAGCCATTAATAACACATTCAAATATGTACATTACAATTATTGTTTGGAAACCAACCAAATTTTTTGTTCTCGGTCCAATTGTACATGCTGCTACACCTATTCGCGCACACTGGATTGAATACATACACTTTCACCATTAATCTGCAAAGAAATCATCagttaatttaaaatgaagCATTACCGAAGTTTGAGATAATTGAAGTAGTAAGTTGTAAGATTAGTTTCAATTAATGAATACGACAGGAACTGATTCATGGCCAATCAAATATTAAGGAAGGAATATTACACAAAATTTTGCTGACGATCGGTGGAAGGTTTTTACAACCATAAACAAAGTACACACTTACATAAATATCCTTCCAACATCAATAGACAACATCAAAATGTACCGGAGACTTGAATAAGATGTGCATACAAGTTAAGTGCATCAGACATTGAAGAAAATCAAAAAATTGGTACCACACAAACTTACGTGGAAGTACTAAGAAGGAAGTAAACTTCACAATCACAAGTCATCTACTGCTCGTCGCTCAACTCCATTTTCTCCGACAACATAGCTATCTCTTGGGAGTTATTCTCCATTTTCTTCGCTAGATTGAGATTTTCACGAGTTAAATCTGATATAGCTTGCATTAAATCACCTTGTTTCTTAGAAGGTTTACGTTAATTTTCACCAGTAACATTTGGATTTGAGGTGGAAAAATTAGGCTGTGAGCACGAAGTTTGAACAtaccttttttttaaataactctCAAACGCGTCTTCAGCCTCTTTCCTAGTCTCGTCCCCTTTGAAACAAGCCTCAGGAAATCTATAAACTTCGGAGTTGGCTTCAGACCACTTGTCATATACACCAACTTGTcttccaacaaaaacaacatagGTTTTAGGCTGCATTCAAAGATGTTTCATCATAAACCCGGGAAGAGTTAATTGTATATATAACTACAAATAAGTCATTTCAACTAGTCAACATAATTTAACTACACAAATCCAAAAAATGGCATATAGAACGTTTTTTAAATAAGATACTTAAAATATTTCTACATCATGCTTAAGCGAATGACATATAAAACTCTTGGATTCACGTTCAACATATTCTTCACAAAATAAGCAATGTATTTTAATAGAATCTAACTATCTGTTGGATTGGTAATAGACTCAGCTTAACATACCAAATATAATacacaaaaattgaaaaaaagaaaaaaaaacataaagatCTGAACTGCCAATCCGCAAATCTACAAGATTTATTACAAAACAAAATATCGAAGAATAAAGACTTAGAAGACATCACCATGGTAATCTTCGCAGACGTTTGTTTCAAAACCGGTCAATACGTTGACAACACTTCGAATCACCGTTGAACGATCCTAAGAAATACGATGCACAACAACGATTCACTtttacaacaaaaaataaaatgaaatcgtaGGGCAACTGTAATTGTTgggagaaaaatgaaattgaaGTTTGTTGAAAATATTATACCACTTCGAGTGCAAGAAATTCGACTTCTCAATAGTCGTCGCTGTATATAATTGTGCGAAGCCACGATGATGAAATTGAAAATGGGAGAGAGAGTGTTCCACCAACATAGGACGAAAGGGTTAGAAATTGGATTCTGGAAGAAAAAGGCGTGGGCCGTCTTTGGCCTTCAGATTTGAACTTCGAAGGCTGttgtattaaaataaaaacttaCATCCACTACTTATCCATGTCTGAAAAATTGTACCAAACAATAAGCACAAATATCTCATTTACTATATGTCCAAAGGGCATTTTTCtcattacaaaaaaaatttcaaattcaatacATCATTTTAAAACCATACCAAACACCATGTTATCTATCACATCATACTTTTAATCCATTTATATCATTTTATAATCATTCTTATTACTAATCATTTCATTATCTCATCACTCCTACCAAACGTACCCTAAGAAGTCTAGATCCTTATCTCCTGATTTAAGTTTGTATTTGGAAGTGGTCTTTCTGAATTTTTTGGAATCGGTCTAACATGCCCCGGGTCACGATTAACCGTGATCCGGGTTTTTTAAAACTGGAAACGATCAACCGCCGGTTTAAAAGTTAACCGCGGTTCATGCTTTTCACATTTTCTATTTGTAAAAAGTGGTTCGCgattttcacaatttttttttaactggCACGTCACAAGGCGGGTCGGTCGAGGTTTTTCAAATTAGAAACCCCGGAGGTTCACGAAAttcacatttttaaaaaattgtaaaatacaAGTATTTATCTGTTACGTcttaaagagtaggtctcttgtgaaatggtctcacgaatttttatctgtgagacgagtcaatcctatcgatattcacaataaaaaataatacacttagcataaaaagtaatattttttcatgtatgaccaaaataagatatccttatcacaaaatacgactcgtgagaccgtctcacacaagtttttgccttacttaaataaatagttttaGATATCCagaacaattttttaaataaatttataataataataataataaaagctCCCATGACAAGGAacgataaaattaaaattttaaaaaataatgtcaaattttaaattctcttactaaaaatattttttaaaaaaattgtataaacATGCAACTCTCCACGACCGTATATTCTTCTTATCCATCCAAGATGATCTCTGTGGGCTCCTAAAATAAGAAATTCTTTTTCGGAAAGCCCGTGACCCAAACCCGGTTGTGGAGAAAATTCAAATTAGAGAGGAGAAACGTAGTTACCGTTAGCCCACACACACAATACACGCACTTTGAGGGAGAAGACGATGCCGAAGAACAGGGAAGCAACGAAAGCGAAGATGAGATCCATATCTATGAGTAAGCCACTTCGGGACATTTCGAATGCCAAAACTACTAAAAAGCCAGCCAATTTCTCCAAAAAAACCGATCAAGAAAGTGGAGAACTTATGGAAGACGATTCGATCGATCATCTCTTCCTCGTGCAGTCCGATCTCTCGCCACTCGTGCGTCAGGTATGGAACCGATTCTTTGTGGAATATGATTGAATAACTTATGTTATTTTTTTGTTGTATTTTTGAAGACCCCAGGGTTTTTTTTGTCTCCAATGCGAGTTGACTGGCTAATTGTTCGGTGATTCTAATTATGAAGTTGACTATTTTTTGTGCGTTCTGAGTTGATTTAATTTTGAATGTGGCCGTTTAATTGTGACGA
This sequence is a window from Primulina tabacum isolate GXHZ01 chromosome 17, ASM2559414v2, whole genome shotgun sequence. Protein-coding genes within it:
- the LOC142531299 gene encoding clavaminate synthase-like protein At3g21360, which codes for MLANSVFFKEIKIPQQKTYGGVVFPAALIPTAPESHDPSALTAAIKDHKPWLNSLLHRHGAVLFRGFDSLSKASDFNDVVEAFGYEELPYVGGAAPRTNIVGRVFTANESPPDQKIPFHHEMAQVPEYPSKLFFFCEIEPANGGETPIVLSHVVYDKMKEKYPDFVEKLEKHGVIYTRILGENDDPSSPIGRGWKSTFLTEDKNVAEERAAKLNMKLQWTEDGVKSIMGPIPAVKYDETRDRKIWFNSMVAAYTGWEDARNDPKKAVVFGDGTPLPGHIIYDCLHILEEESIAIPWQKGDILLIDNLAVLHSRRPFLPPRRILASLCR
- the LOC142531298 gene encoding uncharacterized protein LOC142531298, encoding MNQRAFGRLCYLLTNLGGLGDSRYVRVEEKVAMFLSILAHHKKNRVAGHDYIRSGQTVSAHFLDVLKALLKLHPLLLVKPSPVDDDCRNEAWRCFKGCLGALDGTLIGVHVPCRDKARYRNRKGTIAVNVLVVCDRNMNFIYALTGWEGSAADARVLRDALNRDDSFRVPREAEKQLKQLYMDSGASSASVVVRSKKQDKTRRSWNAREEEVLIQALKDVITKGWKSENEFKAGYLNLLENAMQESIPGNSLRGNPHINSKIHVWKKTYSTLVTLLSKSGVGWNDCNNTIDVTDETWETIVKTDPTLRSMRHKQWTHYHDWCEIFGNDRATGERATNFENALHEVLNIDNELRTDAWIAETLAFDTVDAAEDSKSENNTPSSKPKECVTSKIKKRKKATDDEQSMLKPSKTSPT